In a genomic window of Amycolatopsis japonica:
- a CDS encoding arginine deiminase produces MIDETTPPRVDSEVGPLRAVLLHRPGNELKRLTPRNNDQLLFDSIPWVDRAQEEHDAFAEVLRGRGVEVLLLADALRTALSDTRAHAAGVHAAVDERRLGPDLADSLRSHLSSAAPATLAEVLMAGMTFEELPAAEGASLVRLMNHPNDFAVDPLPNLLFTRDSSAWIGDRVAVSSLTMPARVRETAVLDLIYAYHPWFRHAARAYGAHSAPIEGGDVMLLSPGVLAIGVGERTTAAGAESLARSVFADGIAHTVLAVPIQQTRATMHLDTVCTMVAADAVVMYPLSRDSLTAFTMRPTDDGSVKVEGPAPFLTAAAEAMGIERLRVIDTGLDPVTAEREQWDDGNNTLALAPGVVIGYERNVETNARLEEAGIEVLAITGSELGSGRGGPRCMSCPIRRESI; encoded by the coding sequence GTGATTGACGAGACGACTCCACCCCGAGTTGACAGCGAAGTCGGCCCCCTGCGTGCGGTACTGCTGCACAGGCCCGGCAACGAGCTCAAAAGGCTCACGCCTCGCAACAACGACCAGCTCCTGTTCGATTCCATCCCCTGGGTGGACCGCGCGCAGGAGGAGCACGACGCGTTCGCCGAGGTCCTGCGCGGACGCGGCGTCGAGGTGCTGCTGCTGGCCGACGCGCTGCGCACGGCGCTCTCGGACACCCGCGCCCACGCGGCGGGCGTGCACGCGGCCGTCGACGAGCGGCGCCTCGGGCCCGACCTGGCCGATTCGCTCCGCTCCCACCTTTCGAGCGCGGCACCGGCGACGCTGGCCGAGGTCCTGATGGCCGGGATGACCTTCGAGGAACTGCCCGCCGCCGAGGGCGCCTCCCTGGTCCGGCTGATGAACCACCCGAACGACTTCGCCGTCGATCCGCTGCCGAACCTGCTGTTCACCCGTGACTCGTCGGCGTGGATCGGCGACCGCGTCGCGGTCTCCTCGCTCACCATGCCCGCGCGCGTCCGCGAAACCGCGGTGCTGGACCTCATCTACGCCTACCACCCGTGGTTCCGCCATGCCGCCCGCGCGTACGGCGCGCATTCGGCGCCGATCGAGGGCGGCGACGTCATGCTGCTTTCGCCGGGCGTCCTCGCCATCGGCGTCGGCGAGCGGACGACCGCGGCGGGTGCCGAGTCGCTGGCCCGGTCGGTGTTCGCCGACGGGATCGCGCACACCGTGCTCGCCGTCCCGATCCAGCAGACCCGCGCGACCATGCATCTGGACACCGTCTGCACGATGGTCGCGGCCGACGCCGTCGTCATGTATCCGCTTTCCCGTGATTCGCTGACCGCATTCACGATGCGGCCGACCGACGACGGTTCCGTGAAGGTGGAAGGCCCGGCCCCATTCCTCACCGCGGCCGCCGAAGCAATGGGAATCGAACGGCTTCGCGTCATCGACACCGGCCTCGATCCGGTCACCGCCGAACGCGAGCAATGGGACGACGGGAACAACACCCTCGCCCTCGCGCCCGGCGTGGTCATCGGGTACGAACGTAATGTGGAAACCAACGCGCGCCTGGAGGAAGCCGGGATCGAGGTCCTGGCCATCACGGGCTCCGAGCTGGGCTCCGGCCGCGGCGGCCCGCGCTGCATGTCGTGCCCGATCCGGCGCGAAAGCATCTGA
- a CDS encoding DUF485 domain-containing protein → MSETDQDLGSEPESDWEKVQASPEFTELRRRLRVFVFPVSALFLLWYLLYVLLADYATEFMSTKLFGNITVGLVFGLLQFVSTFVITGLYVRYANRKLDPLADKIRHEVEGTER, encoded by the coding sequence ATGAGCGAGACCGATCAAGACCTGGGTTCCGAACCGGAATCCGACTGGGAAAAGGTCCAGGCGAGTCCGGAATTCACCGAGCTGCGACGACGGCTGCGGGTATTCGTTTTCCCGGTGTCGGCCCTGTTCCTCCTCTGGTATCTGCTGTACGTGCTCCTCGCCGACTACGCGACCGAGTTCATGAGCACCAAACTCTTCGGCAACATCACCGTCGGTCTGGTCTTCGGCCTGCTGCAGTTCGTGTCCACCTTCGTGATCACCGGCCTTTATGTCCGGTACGCGAACCGGAAGCTCGATCCGCTCGCGGACAAGATCCGGCACGAGGTCGAAGGGACCGAACGGTGA
- a CDS encoding cytochrome P450 — translation MFDLADPAFLANPYPSFADLRERGEVHRHDGLGIAVAVSHAASAAVLRHRGLGRIWQDALPVERFASFNLLHRNSLLENEPPAHTRLRRVIAGAFGRGHVQRLRPMVAELADGMVDGLAAEIAETGSADLLAHLAQPLPVAVIAELLGVPVDKGPSMVTWSNHIVKMYEYGLAEDKRDAAEAAAAEFVDYLRDVAKQRANSPGEDIVSDLLRSELTEDELVATAVLLLMAGHEATVNVIGNGVNALLTHRDQWERLLASPELLDPCVEELIRFDAPLQLFERTATTDVEIAGFRVAEGEKIGALLGAAARDPKVFDRPDALDIGRTPNAHLGFGMGIHYCVGAPLARVEIAAALSSLASKLPGLELAETPERRPEFVIRGLRSLRVTTG, via the coding sequence GTGTTCGACCTCGCCGACCCGGCCTTCCTCGCGAATCCGTACCCGTCCTTCGCCGACCTCCGCGAACGCGGCGAAGTCCACCGGCACGACGGTCTCGGCATCGCCGTGGCGGTGTCGCACGCGGCGTCGGCCGCCGTCCTGCGGCATCGCGGGCTGGGCCGGATCTGGCAGGACGCGCTGCCGGTGGAGCGGTTCGCGTCGTTCAACCTCCTGCACCGCAACTCGCTGCTGGAGAACGAGCCGCCTGCCCACACGCGGCTGCGGCGGGTGATCGCGGGCGCGTTCGGGCGCGGGCACGTCCAGCGGCTGCGGCCGATGGTCGCCGAACTCGCGGACGGCATGGTCGACGGCCTCGCCGCCGAGATCGCCGAAACCGGCTCGGCCGACCTGCTGGCGCACCTCGCGCAGCCGCTGCCGGTCGCGGTCATCGCGGAACTGCTCGGCGTCCCGGTCGACAAGGGACCGAGCATGGTCACCTGGTCGAACCACATCGTCAAGATGTACGAGTACGGCCTCGCAGAGGACAAGCGCGACGCCGCCGAAGCCGCGGCCGCGGAGTTCGTCGACTACCTGCGTGACGTCGCGAAGCAGCGCGCGAACTCCCCCGGCGAAGACATCGTCAGCGACCTTCTGCGCAGTGAGCTCACCGAGGACGAACTGGTCGCGACCGCGGTCCTGCTCCTGATGGCCGGGCACGAGGCGACCGTGAACGTCATCGGGAACGGCGTCAACGCGCTGCTGACCCACCGCGACCAGTGGGAGCGGCTGCTGGCCTCGCCGGAGCTCCTGGACCCGTGCGTCGAGGAGCTGATCCGCTTCGACGCGCCGCTGCAGCTTTTCGAGCGGACGGCGACCACTGACGTCGAGATCGCCGGGTTCCGGGTCGCCGAGGGCGAGAAGATCGGCGCGCTCCTCGGCGCCGCCGCGCGGGACCCGAAGGTCTTCGACCGGCCGGACGCACTCGACATCGGCCGCACGCCGAACGCGCACCTCGGCTTCGGCATGGGCATCCACTACTGCGTCGGCGCCCCGCTCGCGCGGGTGGAGATCGCGGCCGCGCTGTCCTCCCTTGCCTCGAAGCTGCCGGGGCTGGAGCTCGCCGAGACCCCGGAGCGGCGGCCGGAGTTCGTGATCCGGGGGCTGCGCTCGCTCCGAGTGACCACGGGTTAG
- a CDS encoding DUF5926 family protein encodes MGKGSRKKGPKTTSDRKPKVRDVFVGQPFEGLAAETELIALREFVPSATAALTLGSGEKVTLGTVLPMAAAAFVRSDGERYIGMQVQTRSSDISRDLGRALQWVLEAKEGDVLSVPDTTTPPTADEKARLQDLLDTDVELDVTLYNDFAWWLPEDADASGDVALSLERANAAIMPTERLGAGAYWVLAGEKAHLRWVRPEPENLLLQALARLSAAGELGLGEGSRYAGSFRAHGLLVPVWDLDPEAHAREWADAKDQLGTRLEAALKSLDTEPLNAAERRSRDGLIGRQLTIR; translated from the coding sequence GTGGGCAAGGGTTCGCGCAAGAAGGGTCCCAAGACGACCTCGGACCGCAAGCCGAAGGTGCGCGACGTCTTCGTCGGCCAGCCCTTCGAGGGGCTCGCGGCGGAGACCGAGCTGATCGCGCTGCGCGAGTTCGTCCCGTCGGCGACGGCGGCGCTCACGCTGGGCTCCGGCGAGAAGGTCACCCTCGGCACGGTGCTGCCGATGGCGGCGGCCGCGTTCGTCCGGTCCGACGGCGAGCGCTACATCGGGATGCAGGTGCAGACCCGCTCCTCGGACATCAGCCGCGACCTCGGCCGCGCGCTTCAGTGGGTGCTGGAGGCCAAGGAGGGTGACGTGCTGTCCGTGCCGGACACCACGACGCCGCCCACCGCCGACGAGAAGGCCCGCCTGCAGGACCTGCTCGACACCGACGTCGAACTCGACGTCACGCTCTACAACGACTTCGCCTGGTGGCTGCCCGAGGACGCCGACGCGAGCGGAGACGTCGCGCTGTCCCTCGAGCGCGCGAACGCGGCGATCATGCCGACCGAACGCCTCGGCGCGGGCGCGTACTGGGTGCTCGCCGGGGAGAAGGCGCACCTGCGCTGGGTCCGCCCCGAGCCGGAGAACCTGCTGCTGCAAGCGCTTGCGCGGCTTTCCGCGGCCGGTGAACTGGGCCTTGGCGAGGGCTCCCGCTACGCCGGTTCGTTCCGCGCGCACGGGCTGCTCGTCCCGGTGTGGGACCTCGACCCCGAGGCCCACGCCCGCGAGTGGGCCGACGCGAAGGACCAGCTCGGCACCCGGCTCGAGGCGGCGCTGAAGTCCCTCGACACCGAGCCGCTCAACGCCGCCGAGCGCCGCTCGCGCGACGGCCTCATCGGCCGCCAGCTCACCATCCGCTGA
- a CDS encoding DUF952 domain-containing protein, protein MILHICAKDEWAAVPEGGVYTAASLESDGFIHCSDPGTAHIPANAVFPGRTDLVLLEIDPALVGAPVVWEDGDPPHPAGIQFPHVYGPIPRNAVVAVHEFPVQGDGSFRIPESVSKR, encoded by the coding sequence GTGATCCTCCATATCTGCGCCAAGGACGAGTGGGCAGCGGTGCCCGAAGGCGGCGTCTACACCGCCGCGTCGCTCGAATCCGACGGCTTCATCCACTGCTCGGACCCCGGAACCGCGCATATCCCGGCCAACGCCGTGTTCCCCGGCCGCACCGATCTGGTGCTGCTGGAGATCGACCCGGCGCTCGTCGGCGCGCCCGTCGTCTGGGAGGACGGGGACCCGCCGCATCCGGCCGGTATCCAGTTCCCCCACGTGTACGGACCGATACCCCGTAACGCCGTGGTGGCCGTTCACGAATTCCCTGTTCAGGGGGACGGTTCGTTCAGAATTCCCGAGTCCGTGTCGAAACGTTGA
- a CDS encoding rhodanese-like domain-containing protein, protein MVSPADIPTVAVRDLPKDGVALLDVREDDEWAAGHAPGAKHIPMGELPARVGELDDLPDDQPVYVICRSGGRSARAAAWLNASGWDAVNVAGGMGSWKQEGRPMVGDHPGVEPEVL, encoded by the coding sequence GTGGTGAGCCCTGCTGACATCCCGACCGTCGCCGTCCGTGATCTGCCGAAGGACGGTGTCGCGCTGCTCGACGTCCGCGAGGACGACGAGTGGGCCGCCGGGCACGCTCCCGGCGCCAAGCACATCCCGATGGGTGAACTGCCCGCGCGGGTCGGCGAACTCGACGACCTGCCCGACGACCAGCCGGTCTACGTGATCTGCCGCAGCGGCGGCCGGTCCGCGCGCGCCGCCGCGTGGCTCAACGCGAGCGGCTGGGACGCGGTGAACGTCGCCGGCGGGATGGGCTCCTGGAAGCAGGAGGGGCGCCCGATGGTCGGCGACCATCCCGGCGTCGAGCCCGAAGTGCTGTAA
- a CDS encoding type II toxin-antitoxin system VapC family toxin: MARPIVVDAGPLIAMASRKDDHHHAVVEWLATAATRDLLVPSLVLTEVCHYIEKYLGGEAEAAFIEGLIRSPQFAIYHPMDDDFRRMAVLMRQYSDWPLGLADAAVVATAERLKTVEVATVDRRHFEHIKPVHVSHFTLYP; encoded by the coding sequence ATGGCGCGTCCGATCGTGGTGGACGCTGGTCCGCTCATCGCCATGGCCAGCCGGAAAGATGATCACCATCATGCGGTGGTCGAGTGGCTCGCGACCGCGGCCACCCGTGATCTGCTGGTGCCGTCGCTCGTACTGACCGAGGTGTGTCACTACATCGAGAAGTATCTGGGTGGCGAAGCCGAGGCGGCGTTCATCGAAGGACTCATACGCTCGCCTCAGTTCGCGATCTATCACCCCATGGACGACGATTTCCGGCGGATGGCCGTGCTGATGCGCCAGTACTCGGATTGGCCGCTCGGCCTGGCGGACGCGGCCGTCGTGGCCACGGCCGAACGGCTGAAGACGGTCGAGGTGGCCACTGTGGATCGCCGGCACTTCGAGCACATCAAGCCGGTGCATGTTTCGCACTTCACGCTCTATCCCTGA
- a CDS encoding DUF4328 domain-containing protein: MPPVRPAPMRQPVRHRVRWVASPPPGALPQRRKPVAERYSGPPSYPVPPRWGFPNLVWRRPTAVPGTASGEVTAGERLRVITRSLLPVLWTFAALAVIASAAEIWRYVLLVQSRDSALSTSVVSVSDTFVITAGLLTTILSLLPAGLTVWWLLVARHAAADVSGEAPPRRQRHVLAFVLVPVVNLIMVLPVVAELEHAVLRRTRETRPKPSRLVLVWWGVWALNWVLLALVIVWRFRDGVQALADGVVLVALTDLTAAGLAVVTALLVKRMSGLLAPVEEKRLRLLRVLKVDGVPEPERRERPASSVR; the protein is encoded by the coding sequence ATGCCGCCCGTGCGCCCCGCGCCGATGCGGCAGCCGGTGCGCCATCGCGTCCGCTGGGTCGCTTCGCCGCCGCCCGGCGCGCTGCCGCAGCGTCGCAAGCCCGTGGCCGAGCGCTACTCCGGCCCGCCGTCCTACCCGGTCCCGCCGAGGTGGGGCTTCCCGAATCTGGTCTGGCGCCGTCCGACAGCCGTTCCCGGGACGGCGTCGGGCGAGGTCACCGCGGGGGAGCGGCTGCGGGTGATCACGCGCAGCCTGCTGCCGGTGCTGTGGACCTTCGCCGCCCTCGCCGTCATCGCCTCGGCCGCGGAGATCTGGCGCTACGTCCTGCTGGTGCAGAGCCGCGACTCCGCGCTGTCGACGTCCGTCGTCTCGGTCTCCGACACCTTCGTGATCACGGCCGGCCTGCTCACGACGATCCTTTCGCTGCTGCCGGCCGGGCTCACCGTGTGGTGGCTGCTCGTCGCCAGGCACGCGGCCGCGGACGTCTCCGGCGAGGCGCCGCCCAGGCGGCAACGGCATGTGCTGGCGTTCGTGCTGGTGCCGGTGGTGAACCTGATCATGGTGCTGCCGGTCGTCGCGGAACTCGAACACGCCGTCCTGCGGCGGACGCGGGAAACCCGGCCGAAGCCGTCGCGGCTCGTGCTGGTCTGGTGGGGCGTCTGGGCACTCAACTGGGTGCTGCTCGCGCTGGTCATCGTCTGGCGGTTCCGTGACGGTGTCCAGGCGCTGGCCGACGGCGTCGTGCTGGTCGCGCTGACCGACCTGACCGCGGCCGGGCTGGCGGTGGTGACCGCGCTGCTCGTGAAGCGCATGTCCGGGCTGCTCGCTCCTGTCGAGGAGAAGCGCCTTCGGCTGCTTCGCGTGCTTAAGGTGGACGGGGTTCCGGAGCCGGAGCGGCGCGAACGTCCCGCTTCCTCCGTGCGCTGA
- a CDS encoding sodium/solute symporter → MQLNSWAIAGIVLVAVLTFYLGHRSSRSAVSTHDFLVARRTVRSRRNAAAISGEYLSAASFMGVAGIVLKDGADALWFPIGFTAGYLALMLFVAAPLRRSGAYTLPDFVEMRLGSTMLRRVSTAFVVFIGILYMVPQLQGAGLTLATILPVPAWAGAILVTCVVGFNVIAGGMRAITVVQAFQYWLKLFAIAVPTFILCIVFLGAGPPGSARPLGQPAPPTFPENTTVSVQADVTLKVTSVTVLEAYGQVEGARANGFAVWAPEAAHKVAKGTTLKFTAGTPVPVVSDAPTSNGDWLRPGSGSLTDLLQVYSLILATFLGTMGLPHVLVRFYTNPDGKAARRTTVHVLLLLGLFYLFPTLLGALSRMYVPELLVTGKTDAAVLLLPSAVLPGLWGQILGAVTAAGAFAAFLSSSSGLLVSVAGVVSTDVLPGRVRDFRVATAIVALIPFALAVLLPSEDLSLSVGMSFALAASTFSPLLLLGVWWRKLSWPGALAGMLVGGGLVLSALVVNIVSKYTGGWAPWFSNQPALITVPAAFLTTYVVSRATGYGRPDDVHGVMLRLHAPDPLGFMRDRAVARFGQAEEKTRTTGKGRHRK, encoded by the coding sequence GTGCAGCTGAACTCTTGGGCCATCGCCGGCATCGTGCTGGTGGCGGTCCTGACCTTTTATCTGGGACACCGCTCCTCGCGGTCTGCCGTCAGCACGCACGATTTCCTCGTCGCCCGCCGCACCGTGCGCTCCCGGCGCAACGCCGCCGCGATCTCCGGTGAGTACCTGTCCGCCGCGTCGTTCATGGGCGTCGCCGGCATCGTGCTCAAGGACGGCGCCGACGCGCTGTGGTTCCCGATCGGTTTCACCGCGGGCTATCTCGCGCTGATGCTGTTCGTCGCCGCGCCGCTGCGGCGGTCCGGCGCGTACACGTTGCCGGACTTCGTCGAGATGCGGCTGGGTTCGACGATGCTGCGCCGCGTCTCGACGGCGTTCGTCGTGTTCATCGGCATCCTCTACATGGTCCCGCAGTTGCAGGGCGCGGGCCTGACGCTGGCGACCATCCTGCCCGTGCCCGCGTGGGCGGGCGCGATCCTGGTGACCTGTGTGGTCGGGTTCAACGTGATCGCGGGCGGGATGCGCGCGATCACCGTCGTCCAGGCCTTCCAGTACTGGCTGAAACTGTTCGCCATCGCGGTCCCCACGTTCATCCTGTGCATCGTGTTCCTCGGCGCCGGACCGCCGGGCAGCGCGCGCCCGCTCGGGCAGCCCGCCCCGCCGACCTTCCCCGAGAACACCACGGTTTCGGTGCAGGCCGACGTCACGCTGAAGGTCACCTCGGTGACCGTGCTCGAGGCCTACGGCCAGGTGGAAGGCGCGCGCGCCAACGGTTTCGCGGTGTGGGCGCCGGAGGCCGCGCACAAGGTCGCCAAGGGCACGACGCTGAAGTTCACCGCGGGCACCCCGGTGCCGGTGGTCAGCGACGCGCCCACGTCCAATGGCGACTGGCTGCGGCCCGGTTCCGGCAGTCTCACCGATCTGCTGCAGGTCTATTCGCTGATCCTCGCGACGTTCCTCGGCACCATGGGCCTGCCGCACGTCCTGGTCCGCTTCTACACCAACCCCGACGGCAAGGCCGCGCGCCGCACGACGGTGCACGTCCTGCTGCTGCTCGGCCTGTTCTACCTGTTCCCGACGCTGCTGGGCGCACTGTCGCGGATGTACGTCCCGGAACTGCTGGTGACCGGGAAGACCGACGCCGCCGTCCTGCTGCTGCCGTCCGCGGTCCTGCCGGGACTCTGGGGGCAGATCCTGGGCGCGGTGACTGCGGCCGGCGCGTTCGCGGCGTTCCTGTCGAGCTCGTCCGGGCTGCTGGTGAGTGTCGCCGGGGTCGTGTCCACCGACGTCCTTCCCGGCCGCGTCCGCGATTTCCGGGTGGCGACGGCGATCGTGGCGCTGATCCCGTTCGCGCTGGCGGTGCTGCTGCCGTCGGAGGATCTGTCGCTTTCGGTCGGGATGTCGTTCGCGCTGGCCGCGTCGACGTTCAGCCCGCTGCTGCTGCTCGGGGTCTGGTGGCGCAAGCTCAGCTGGCCCGGCGCGCTGGCCGGGATGCTCGTCGGCGGCGGACTCGTGCTGTCCGCGCTGGTGGTCAACATCGTCAGCAAGTACACCGGCGGCTGGGCGCCGTGGTTCTCGAACCAGCCCGCGCTGATCACCGTCCCGGCCGCCTTCCTGACCACCTACGTGGTGAGCCGCGCGACCGGATACGGGCGGCCGGACGACGTCCACGGCGTGATGCTGCGGCTGCACGCGCCCGATCCGCTCGGCTTCATGCGGGACCGTGCGGTCGCCCGGTTCGGGCAGGCCGAAGAGAAGACGCGGACCACCGGAAAAGGCCGTCACCGGAAGTAA
- a CDS encoding ferritin, which yields MALTKKQPRSKFYELLQAQIHNEFNASQQYIALAVWFDAEDLPQLAKHFYKQSVEERNHAMALVQYMLDTDHHVEIPGTGDVRNDFSDVRELIELALQQEKDVATDIQQLAKAARAEEDYIGEQFTQWFLKEQVEEISQMSTLLNIVKRADGNLFEVENHLHRESVGDGGADAGMPPVAGGAL from the coding sequence ATGGCCCTCACCAAGAAGCAACCGCGCTCGAAGTTCTACGAACTGCTGCAGGCGCAGATCCACAACGAGTTCAACGCCTCCCAGCAGTACATCGCGCTGGCGGTCTGGTTCGACGCCGAGGACCTGCCGCAGCTCGCGAAGCACTTCTACAAGCAGTCCGTCGAGGAGCGGAACCACGCGATGGCGCTGGTCCAGTACATGCTGGACACCGACCACCACGTGGAGATCCCCGGCACCGGCGACGTGCGCAACGACTTCTCCGACGTCCGTGAGCTCATCGAGCTCGCGCTGCAGCAGGAGAAGGACGTCGCGACCGACATCCAGCAGCTGGCCAAGGCCGCGCGCGCCGAAGAGGACTACATCGGCGAGCAGTTCACGCAGTGGTTCCTCAAGGAGCAGGTCGAGGAGATCTCCCAGATGTCCACGCTGCTCAACATCGTCAAACGTGCCGACGGCAACCTGTTCGAGGTGGAGAACCACCTGCACCGCGAGTCCGTCGGTGACGGCGGCGCCGACGCGGGGATGCCCCCGGTCGCCGGCGGCGCGCTCTGA
- a CDS encoding SigE family RNA polymerase sigma factor gives MSGELTDFGDFVRASLPGLLRYGHALTGNPHDAADLVQTVLEKIGSRWSYVQHKTGDPMAYIRRSMANAHISRWRRTKRESLVADLPDVQPYSPADPFEHEPLWQALRALPPRQRAVMVLRYYEGLSEAEIADSLGVSQGTVKSQASKAIASLRTKLALFEPKDEGREAG, from the coding sequence GTGTCGGGTGAGCTCACCGACTTCGGCGACTTCGTGCGGGCCAGCCTTCCGGGGCTGCTGAGGTACGGGCACGCCCTCACCGGGAATCCGCACGACGCCGCCGACCTGGTCCAGACCGTGCTGGAGAAGATCGGCTCCCGCTGGTCGTACGTCCAGCACAAGACCGGCGACCCGATGGCCTACATCCGCCGTTCGATGGCCAACGCGCATATCAGCCGCTGGCGCCGGACCAAACGCGAGAGCCTCGTCGCCGACCTGCCGGACGTCCAGCCGTACAGTCCGGCCGATCCGTTCGAGCACGAGCCGCTGTGGCAGGCGTTACGCGCGTTGCCGCCGAGGCAACGCGCGGTGATGGTCCTGCGTTACTACGAAGGGCTGTCCGAGGCGGAGATCGCGGATTCGCTCGGGGTCAGCCAGGGCACCGTCAAAAGCCAGGCGAGCAAGGCGATCGCGTCGCTGCGGACGAAGCTCGCGTTGTTCGAGCCCAAGGACGAAGGGAGGGAAGCGGGATGA
- a CDS encoding solute symporter family protein → MNTLAAGVQGSSPALNITIFAIFVAITLVIVFRASRNTKTASDYYAAGRAFTGPQNGIAISGDYLSAASFLGIAGAIAINGYDGFLYSIGFLVAWLVALLLVAELLRNTGKFTMGDVLAFRMKQRPVRAAAAISTLAVSFFYLLAQMAGAGGLVNLLLGIEGNLGQDLVIAVVGVIMILYVLIGGMKGTTWVQIIKAVLLIAGAFAMTLWVLGKYGFNLSSLFQAAVDKGGRTGEALLGPGKQYGKTGTTKLDFLSLGIALVLGTAGLPHVLMRFYTVPTAKDARRSVVWAIALIGIFYLFTLVLGYGAGALVGPDVIAKAPGTTNSAAPLLALELGGPVLLGFIAAVAFATILAVVAGLTITASASFAHDVYANVIKKGKTDPDSEVRVARITALVIGAVAIVGGILAKNQNVAFLVALAFAVAASANLPTILYSLFWKRFNTQGALWSIYGGLAVCVLLIVFSPAVSGKPVDPKTGKSASMIQGVDFHWFPLDNPGIVSIPVAFFLGWLGTVLSKDHNQKKYAEMEVRSLTGAGAEKAVKH, encoded by the coding sequence GTGAATACGCTGGCAGCGGGCGTACAGGGCAGCAGCCCGGCGCTCAACATCACCATTTTCGCGATCTTCGTGGCGATCACGCTGGTGATCGTTTTCCGGGCGAGCCGGAATACGAAGACCGCGTCCGACTACTACGCCGCCGGCCGCGCGTTCACCGGCCCGCAGAACGGGATCGCGATCTCGGGCGACTATCTTTCCGCGGCGTCGTTCCTGGGTATCGCCGGTGCGATCGCGATCAACGGTTACGACGGTTTCCTCTACTCGATCGGATTCCTCGTCGCGTGGCTGGTGGCGTTGCTGCTGGTCGCGGAACTGCTGCGCAACACCGGCAAGTTCACCATGGGCGACGTGCTCGCGTTCCGGATGAAGCAGCGCCCGGTCCGCGCGGCGGCCGCGATCTCCACGCTCGCCGTCTCGTTCTTCTACCTGCTCGCGCAGATGGCGGGGGCGGGCGGTCTGGTGAACCTGCTGCTCGGTATCGAGGGGAACCTCGGCCAGGACCTGGTGATCGCCGTCGTCGGCGTGATCATGATCCTGTACGTGCTGATCGGCGGGATGAAGGGCACCACCTGGGTCCAGATCATCAAGGCCGTCCTGCTCATCGCGGGCGCGTTCGCGATGACGTTGTGGGTGCTCGGGAAGTACGGCTTCAACCTCTCCAGCCTGTTCCAGGCCGCCGTCGACAAGGGCGGCCGGACCGGGGAGGCGCTGCTCGGCCCGGGCAAGCAGTACGGCAAGACCGGCACGACGAAACTCGACTTCCTGTCCTTGGGCATCGCGCTGGTGCTCGGCACCGCGGGGCTGCCGCACGTGCTCATGCGCTTCTACACGGTGCCGACCGCGAAGGACGCTCGCCGTTCGGTGGTGTGGGCGATCGCGCTGATCGGCATCTTCTACCTGTTCACACTGGTGCTCGGCTACGGCGCGGGCGCGCTCGTCGGGCCCGACGTGATCGCGAAGGCGCCGGGCACGACCAACTCGGCGGCACCGCTGCTGGCACTCGAACTCGGCGGACCTGTCCTGCTCGGCTTCATCGCGGCGGTGGCGTTCGCGACGATCCTCGCCGTGGTCGCGGGACTGACGATCACCGCGTCCGCGTCGTTCGCGCACGACGTCTACGCCAACGTGATCAAGAAGGGGAAGACCGATCCCGACAGCGAGGTCCGCGTCGCGCGGATCACCGCGCTGGTGATCGGGGCGGTCGCGATCGTCGGCGGGATCCTCGCGAAGAACCAGAACGTGGCGTTCCTCGTGGCGCTCGCGTTCGCGGTGGCGGCTTCGGCGAACCTGCCGACCATCCTGTATTCGCTGTTCTGGAAGCGGTTCAACACCCAAGGCGCGTTGTGGAGCATCTACGGCGGCCTCGCGGTTTGTGTGCTGCTGATCGTGTTCTCGCCGGCGGTGTCGGGCAAACCCGTCGATCCGAAGACCGGCAAGAGTGCCTCGATGATCCAAGGCGTCGACTTCCACTGGTTCCCGCTGGACAACCCGGGCATCGTCTCGATCCCGGTCGCGTTCTTCCTCGGCTGGCTCGGCACCGTGCTGTCCAAGGACCACAATCAGAAGAAGTACGCCGAGATGGAGGTCCGCTCGCTCACCGGCGCCGGTGCGGAAAAAGCCGTCAAGCATTGA